From Balaenoptera ricei isolate mBalRic1 chromosome 5, mBalRic1.hap2, whole genome shotgun sequence:
AGAGGCATGTTCAGCGGTGCCAACAgcatctcctcttccttctcctcttcctcttcatcttcctcctcctccttttcctcctcctccttctcctcccatcagcaagaagacaAACCGAGGACAGTCTTGAAATATCGAAATTTCCTCCTTGGGCTTAGCCAGCACCGCGTTGCGCCAAGACTGTCGGAATAAAGGACGCTGACTATTGTATTCGTTTATTAATTGGTCAGTGGGAagattacagatgaggaaaggggaCGCCTGTCACCCTTCCTGCGCTAAGATTGAAAAATTAGGCTGAACTGGGGGAAACCCTAAAATGAAGCAAAAGGAATTAGATTTTTAAGGACAGAAAGCCACAAGAaccctccccccccacacacacacacagcgcacttttatttgtattttttatttgggtttttttttttttttttccgtggtGGCTGGGGAGGTATTTGGGTGGCTGGCTGACTGCGGGAAGCTGCTTCCTTTCCCTTTGGAGATGATTGTGCTATTATTCTTCGCCTTGCTCTGGATGGTGGAAGGAGTCTTTTCCCAGCTTCACTACACGGTGCAGGAGGAGCAGGAACATGGCACTTTCGTGGGGAATATCGCTGAAGATCTGGGCTTGGACATTACAAAACTTTCGGCTCGCGGGTTTCAAACGGCGCCCAACTCTCGGACCCCTTACTTGGACCTCAACCTGGAGACCGGGGTGTTGTACGTGAATGAGAAGATTGACCGCGAGCAAATCTGCAAGCAGAGCCCCTCCTGCGTCCTGCACCTGGAGGTCTTCCTGGAAAACCCCCTGGAGCTGTTCCGGGTGGAGATCGAGGTGTTGGACATCAATGACAACCCCCCCTCCTTCCCGGAGCCGGACCTGACCGTGGAGATCTCTGAGAGCGCCACGCCGGGCACCCGCTTCCCCTTGGAGAGCGCATTCGACCCAGACGTGGGCACCAACTCCTTGCGCGACTACGAGATCACCCCCAACAGCTACTTCTCCCTGGACGTGCAGACCCAGGGGGATGGCAACCGATTCGCCGAGCTGGTGCTGGAGAAGCCGCTGGACCGAGAGCAGCAAGCGGTGCACCGCTACGTGCTGACCGCGGTGgacgggggaggaggagggggaggaggagaaggcggAGGGGGCGGCGCGGGAGGGGGCCTGCTCCCCCAGCAGCAGCGCACCGGCACGGCCCTACTCACCATCCGAGTGCTGGACTCCAACGACAATGTGCCCGCCTTCGACCAACCCGTCTACACTGTGTCCCTCCCAGAGAACTCGCCGCCGGGCACGCTCGTGATCCAGCTTAACGCCACAGACCCAGATGAGGGCCAGAATGGCGAGGTCGTGTACTCCTTCAGCAGCCACATTTCGCCCCGGGCGCGGGAGCTCTTCGGACTCTCTCCTCGCACTGGCCGACTGGAGGTGAGCGGCGAGCTGGACTACGAAGAGAGCCCGGTGTACCAAGTGTACGTGCAAGCCAAGGACCTGGGCCCCAACGCCgtgcccgcgcactgcaaggtgATAGTGAGAGTGCTGGATGCCAACGACAACGCGCCGGAGATCAGCTTCAGCACCGTGAAGGAGGCGGTGAGCGAGGGCGCGGCGCCCGGCACGGTGGTGGCCTTGTTCAGCGTGACCGACCGCGACTCAGAGGAGAATGGGCAGGTGCAGTGCGAGCTGCTGGGGGACGTGCCGTTCCGCCTCAAGTCTTCCTTCAAAAACTACTATACCATCGTGACCGAGGCCCCTCTGGACCGAGAGGCGGGGGACTCCTACACCCTGACCGTGGTGGCTCGGGACCGGGGCGAGCCTGCGCTCTCCACCAGTAAGTCGATCCAGGTGCAAGTGTCCGATGTGAACGACAACGCACCGCGATTCAGCCAGCCGGTCTACGACGTGTATGTGACCGAAAACAATGTGCCGGGCGCCTACATCTACGCGGTGAGCGCCACAGACCGTGACGAGGGCGCCAACGCCCAGCTAGCCTACTCTATCCTCGAGTGCCAGATCCAGGGCATGAGCGTCTTCACTTACGTGTCCATCAACTCCGAGAACGGCTACTTGTACGCCCTGCGCTCCTTCGACTACGAGCAGCTCAAGGACTTCAGCTTCCAGGTGGAAGCCCGGGACGCCGGCAGCCCCCAGGCGCTGGCTGGCAACGCCACCGTCAACATCCTCATCGTGGATCAGAACGACAACGCCCCTGCCATAGTGGCGCCCCTTCCGGGGCGCAACGGGACTCCGGCGCGCGAGGTGCTGCCCCGCTCGGCGGAGCCCGGTTACCTGCTGACCCGCGTAGCCGCGGTGGACGCGGACGACGGCGAGAACGCCCGGCTCACCTACAGCATTGTGCGGGGTAACGAAATGAACCTCTTCCGCATGGACTGGCGCACCGGGGAGCTCCGCACGGCGCGCCGGGTGCCGGCCAAGCGCGACCCCCAGCGGCCTTACGAGCTGGTAATCGAGGTGCGCGACCACGGGCAACCTCCCCTGTCCTCCACCGCCACCCTGGTGGTGCAGCTGGTGGATGGCGCTGTCGAGCcccagggcgggggcgggggcgggggcggggggtcaGGGGAGCACCAGCGCCCCAGCCGCTCCGGCGGCGGGGAGACCTCGCTGGACCTCACCCTCATCCTCATCATCGCGCTGGGCTCGGTGTCCTTCATCTTCCTGCTGGCCATGATCGTGCTTGCCGTGCGTTGCCAAAAAGAGAAGAAGCTCAACATCTACACGTGTCTGGCCAGCGACTGCtgcctctgctgctgctgctgcagcggTGGCGGCTCGACCTGCTGCGGCCGCCAAGCCCGGGCGCGCAAGAAGAAACTCAGCAAGTCGGACATCATGCTGGTGCAAAGCTCCAACGTACCCAGTAACCCGGCCCAAGTGCCGGTGGAGGAGTCCGGGAGCTTTGGCTCCCATCACCACAACCAGAATTACTGCTACCAGGTCTGCCTGACCCCCGAGTCCGCCAAGACCGACCTGATGTTCCTTAAACCCTGCAGCCCTTCGCGGAGTACGGACACTGAGCACAACCCTTGCGGGGCCATCGTCACCGGCTACACAGACCAGCAGCCCGACATCATCTCCAACGGAAGCATTTTGTCCAACGAGGTAAGGCTGAAGCGCCAGGACCACCATCTCTCATCTCCTCCATCTGAAAGCCTCCTCTAGCCCGGCCCTTGTATCTCTGGTgcactgtgtatttatttttaggaTATTAGCTCACTTGTATCTTTGTGGAGGCAGGAATGGGGAGTCACCTCTCCCACCCTTTCGTGTGTAACTTAAACTTCGTGTTGTCCCTAATTTTCTCGCTCCACCCCTCCACGTTTATTTTCATTCCCCTCCTTTGGTGCTTTGCCACCTTggaccttccctcttccctcaggCATCTTTCCTTTAAAATCCTAACCCCCCCTCTCAGTCTTTTCCCTTCTTAGAAATCTGGGGGTAAAGGGGAAAGTGGGCGGGGGGAGAGGAAAATGCGGTGGAGGGACCTTCTGGCGCTGgcaaaggttttctttttctctttgcatttgtcCCAGGCATTAATAAAGttcattgttttgctttgtttatcgATGCTTTCAGTCGCGTGTAAAAGTAAGCTATAGATTGTTTAACTTTGCACAGTTGTCTAAACTCGAATGCATGTTTTAGTGAATG
This genomic window contains:
- the PCDH10 gene encoding protocadherin-10, producing MIVLLFFALLWMVEGVFSQLHYTVQEEQEHGTFVGNIAEDLGLDITKLSARGFQTAPNSRTPYLDLNLETGVLYVNEKIDREQICKQSPSCVLHLEVFLENPLELFRVEIEVLDINDNPPSFPEPDLTVEISESATPGTRFPLESAFDPDVGTNSLRDYEITPNSYFSLDVQTQGDGNRFAELVLEKPLDREQQAVHRYVLTAVDGGGGGGGGEGGGGGAGGGLLPQQQRTGTALLTIRVLDSNDNVPAFDQPVYTVSLPENSPPGTLVIQLNATDPDEGQNGEVVYSFSSHISPRARELFGLSPRTGRLEVSGELDYEESPVYQVYVQAKDLGPNAVPAHCKVIVRVLDANDNAPEISFSTVKEAVSEGAAPGTVVALFSVTDRDSEENGQVQCELLGDVPFRLKSSFKNYYTIVTEAPLDREAGDSYTLTVVARDRGEPALSTSKSIQVQVSDVNDNAPRFSQPVYDVYVTENNVPGAYIYAVSATDRDEGANAQLAYSILECQIQGMSVFTYVSINSENGYLYALRSFDYEQLKDFSFQVEARDAGSPQALAGNATVNILIVDQNDNAPAIVAPLPGRNGTPAREVLPRSAEPGYLLTRVAAVDADDGENARLTYSIVRGNEMNLFRMDWRTGELRTARRVPAKRDPQRPYELVIEVRDHGQPPLSSTATLVVQLVDGAVEPQGGGGGGGGGSGEHQRPSRSGGGETSLDLTLILIIALGSVSFIFLLAMIVLAVRCQKEKKLNIYTCLASDCCLCCCCCSGGGSTCCGRQARARKKKLSKSDIMLVQSSNVPSNPAQVPVEESGSFGSHHHNQNYCYQVCLTPESAKTDLMFLKPCSPSRSTDTEHNPCGAIVTGYTDQQPDIISNGSILSNETKHQRAELSYLVDRPRRVNSSAFQEADIVSSKDSGHGDSEQGDSDHDATNRGQSAGMDLFSNCTEECKALGHSDRCWMPSFVPSDGRQAADYRSNLHVPGMDSVPDTEVFETPEAQPGVERSFSTFGKEKALHSTLERKELDGLLSNTRAPYKPPYLNHFHPLSYFVHWK